TTATACGATATAATACTTATATGAAATTTCATTCTTTATCTAACCAGATTATTTAAATGGAACAGAGAATAAACCATGTAAGTAATTAAATACATCAAAAGAAATATGCGCACACGAAAATAGCAAGCTTTAAAACTTATATCTTAATTGAAATTCAGAAATGGTTAGGGGGTGAAATATCATAAAGAATTGTAGGTCCTGTATTTGATATTGTAGAGTTAAAAATATACCAATCAATCGTATAAAACGTAGGACCTCCCGCCAATGTCCATCAGCACAAATTTCTATACCTCACATTACTTTCTTTTTTGAAAGTTACTAACCACAGCAAAGCAATTGCTTAATGCTTCCTGGTTAGTGATGGTTATCCGGAGAGTGATAAAAATACATAAACTGATAAAATTCACGTAGACGGCACCTACAAACAAACTCATTTCATACATTTATTCCACCTGAGTGCTAAACTGTGAATCTTAAAAAGATTTAATGATATATCATTAATAATCAATCGTACATTGAAGCCTTCATATTAGGTTGATCTTCAAATGATACTATGACTCAGTGGCAATACATTGCTAAATTTCAAAAAcgttgaaaaataataaaattcgaATTAAAATCAAAAGATCAGCTTACACGATCTTTATATGTCTCAGGAAGATAATTAGAAGTAGAAAATAAAGTCTTGTATTTATTCGGATTCTGTCCATTAGATGTATTGTTCAGGTTGGATTTAATGTCGCCAGCCACAGATGAGAAAGAATTCGCTTGGGGCGTTTTAAACAGTCCAGAAGACTCTGCACATTGATTCTCTAACGACGTGAAAGGACCAGTAGTTGAAGGTAAATGAATCATACATCCAATAATATCATCTTTTTTATAACCTTCATCAACGTAATGTTTTCCCCGTGACTCATGAAATGCGGTGCCAAGACGTGAACGCCAAGAATAACTAAACTTATCATAACCACAAGGTGCTTGTAAGTTACCTGTAGTTATAAAGATGATAATAAAGGTAATTAACTGCAGAAAATGGTACGTAAATATAAATACCAATCATCAATAATACAACTAGCCTgaaatataattattcaataaatgcTAAATGATCAAAACTAATAAGCTAAAAAGCTTCAAATGTCCATCAAAATATAAATCGAGTACAAAACAGAATGGAATATTTAAGTGGCTAAACATAGTGGaagtattattatgaataagtaTATCGATAAAAAGTGTACAGTGGTATACGAAAGTTTTAATTGTGTCATGCTATTTAAAGACCCAATAGTAAAATATTTAGGATAATAAAATATACGGTTATTTATCAAGCGTATTTAACGTAATTCAGGTAGCTTAGACATAGAAACTTTGGTGAATAAAAAACCTGAAACTATTCTGGAAAATGTGAAACCACTTTTTAATAACCTTTAAACGAATGAAACAAATAAAGGCATTTTTCGAATACTTTCGTACGATGAAATCGTTGTGTACATTGTAATGTTTCTGCACCTCTTTGATCCAATGATACCCAACAAACTTCTGTTTGGTCATCAACTCCAAAATACTGTCTTCACTGTACGGAGATACTGCGTAAGTAAATATAAAGCTGAGAATCGTATATTTAACGAAACTGGATATTACGACTCAATATATGTAGCAATTTTTGAAGGTTAACTTTTGCGGTTTGGATATGTCTTGCTGATTCGGTCCTAGTGACTTCTATACCGAAGTGATGTTTGAAAAAATGGGCGTAAATGAGAACAACACTGTCTTGATATACACAATAATATCCTAGACGTGATAAATGATTTAACTCTGACAGAACCGTTTAATCCAAAAAATATTGGCAACCAATAATACATTAATCCTGACATTCAGTCAGATAACATATACTTGATTGGGTTTTGAAAGCACACATTAAAACGTTTATTAGAATAACAGAAGAATAAATCATCAGTAACACAAGTCTGGAATTTTCGTTTTAACGTCATGTTATTCACTTGCTTTACACTTGATCCAGTGAAGTGAATATATACTTGCATACTGCAACAACTCAACTGTATACAATATTTGAGGTATAAGTTGGCATTTGGTTAACAATATGGAAGTGTATGAAGATAGAAGTTCATTACTTGTATCATTGAACTAACGTCCCAATTTACTTATGTTTTTGAGAAACTGACCATTTATCATCAAACATGATAGATATTCGACAACTCACCATACATTTGAGACCAACCGATTCTAGTTGCAGAACCTTCTGGTTGCTCTGTGATAGTTGCTTCGAAATACCAAGTACCGGAATTAACGCTATGAGTGGCACGGACCATACAATAACCCTTCTCACCAGTAACTGACAACTGAGATTCGTGAACTTTCAAGTGATTTGCTATGACGAGGGCAAACAAAGTACATAATAAAACTTAGTCAGTTCAATGTATAGATAATTTCTATTTACCTGCACTATTTATGAAATAACTCGTCCCAAGGCAAAATAGCGTTTGAATGTCACGCTTGTTTTTTCATGTTGATAAGACGAAGGGGAAGACACTTTAATTGTAAAGCCTATTTAATCTTTTCGGATGAGAGTGAATAATAAGGAAAtgatattattgatattatgatATTACGACTTACTACGATTTGTTTTCCTTCGATTTCGAGTCTTATAAATAAGTATTAATATAGAATTATGCTGATAAGTTATCAGATATATTGATGAGAATTCGCAACAGCTTGATAGGCATTTCAATTATACATATCTACATCTTTGGAATAAGAACACTTAAGTTGTGGATGCTGGCATAATTTAAGAACTTTTCAACAGAAAAATGTATTCAGtgaacgaaagcaaaagaaaagTTGGTTAGGCATATAATACCTTTTCAGACTTGAAAACAATGACATTTGATCAGCTTGCGGAACATAACCAAAATTTCAATAAAGACATATCCTATGAAAACTCGTGAAATTCGAGCGCCACAAGCAATGTACAAAATCTATAAACGCACGTTGTTATACAATGAATTCCTAGTTTTACTTTTGCAATAAAATGTACGTTAAACAGGCCTCTATGTTATATCACGTCTACCGAGGCGGCATTGTTGATGAAATCTTTGGATGGTTAAATTAAGAGATAAAACCAGTCTATGGATTTACTGTGTGCTTATACTATGTAAACTGCTGTAGATGACAGCTCAAAACCTATTTTAGGGGGCGAGATGGACccattttttgaaaataaatatattgtacACTGACTTGTTTCACTCATCTCTAGTATTACACTCAAAGACAAGTGTCAACTTGAACTGAGAAACCATCATTCAGGCTCTATAATGTCCAGTTTTTATACGCCATTCCAAAAATCTAAACAGATTTCAAAAAACCCTGACGATATTTTATGAAAACTActacaaaaagaaaaaattgGAAAACCCAGATCTCATCTGAGAAAAAAATGATCTGAAGAGTTAATTTAAGTATTTTACGATAACATTAGGCTTACCACGATCACTCAAAGATAAAACTACTTGTGAGCATAAAAACACACGATAAAAGAAACCAGGTATGGGTTTCCCAGCTGTAAACTCGCATTCGTCCCACTGCTCCCGACCGGAGGCATGTTTATCCGGTTCCACTAAAATATaactaaaatttttttaaaccaAACAGTTACGAAATGTACAGTAcagtagaatatatatatatatatatatatatatatatatatatatcaaacctGTTCAAACCCCATTATATAAACATGTACTTGATAGATGGGTCGCATTTATGTAAGATATGTGTAAGCTGACTGAGATCGTAAATAAACGAAATCAGATGGTAACTTTTTTTGCATGGCTTTCACTTAATTAAATTGCAGAAAGGTATACAGTGTGATAGCTCATGATGGAAAGTGATTTTATATCACTAATAATTTCACACTAGCTAAATGAATCGTAGACATTTCATTTCCTGAAAAAgcgctaatatatatatatatatatattacccaCTAATCCGGGTCTCGTAGACATTTAAATAACCTAAATCTTGATGCGTTGGGATTCGGAAGTGAAATAATAAGATACTGACTTGTAAAAAAAAGCGTCTACACACAGAAATTGTTGTTAGAAGTAAATAAGATGATTCCATGTCCCATAAGAAAGTGCATCAAGATACACTTGGAATAACTGACTATGGGGAATACCTACTGCATCAAAGCTAACAACACTATTGTTTTGTCTTGGCGGAATCAAATAAAATAGTAtgcaactatatatatatatatatatatatatatatatatatatatatatacatcgcATGGCATTTGAGTTCGTAATTAGCTCTTCACACCCTCCTGTAGGCCTGTCCCAACAGTACAAATTTTGCAATACTCAGACATTGATCCTGTTCTCACTTAATTTTGTTActtttacttatttttttagGTGTTTTGCTTTTATGTTGTTAAGACGTATAGCAACTTTAGGCGACTTACTATGAAGTCAAATCGTACGTTGGTCTAGTCGTTTTGCTACTTGTGGAGACGAAAGGTTGAACACTAACTTAAGAATTAATTGGTGCTTTCTGTAAATAGCGAGTTAAGTGAAGAAGTAGTGACAACAAAATATGAGAACTTCTGAGTAATAAAAGATATATGATAAAGTTTTGGAACTAAGCATCCAATAGATACTACAGGGCGACTATTTCAATACACTGGAGATTATTGCCGTCTACAAAAAGTCAATGTTCTACCTTAGTAATTAAATTTGCACCTAAAAGAACTTCATGAGAAGTATATTTTCCATAATAAGTCTTGAATGCTTTAATTGTAAAATGTAGAACAGTGGTAagttttttcaaattttaactACAAACGAACGTTGAGCGTAAATCCAGAACAATAAACTTACCGATAACCTTCCTTATTTAGTGCATGATCAATCGGGAAGCCCAAAGAATTTAACTTTGCACGTCCTTCATCAGAACCTGAAGTTCCACTTAAGGGTGTGGTTCCACCAAGAACAGATGCCGAAGTGGCTCGACGAGTTGAACGAACAAGACCACTGGATAATCCGTTATTTACATCTCCATTTGACGAAGTAGCAGTTCTAGTCCCAGGGAACCCTGGGACATCAGCACTAGTCACAGCACCAAGTGCTGCACTTTCTGATGATCCACTTGGAACAGTAGATATCACTGAAGAACCATTGTAAAAGTTCCCCATTCCAACAGATAACCCACTGCCAGGAGATTTGCGTTTACGCCAAACAGGCACATCTATGCCATCGGCTTCATTGGTGAAAGGCAACTGATTATTAGAGGAGGTAAGAGTTGATGATTGATCAGCTGTATCAGAAACGGAACCTGATATAGATGGTTGGGTCTGTGACACACTGTTTGGTATGTTAGCGGAAGGAACTCCTAGTTTAGTAATATTTGTCCGAAGTTGACTTGTGAGAGCACGAAATCGATCATAACTTGGACCAATCTTGGTAAGATCCTAAAAACATACAAATGAAACAAATTGATTAAACTGCTAAAGCATAAATTTAGTCTATATATAAACAGCGTTAGTGAATGTATCACTTCTTCCAAAAAGCCTACTTTTATACACGAATAATGTTGATGAGTAAATATTAGGCTTGCAGACTGAATATTCTTAATTTCTCCCAACGAAGATTAGATAGCAAACATTTAAAATATGCTTAAGCTGCTATGACCAAAACAGATGgatcaatttaaatgaataAGGATACAGTTTGATAGCGAACTCTGATACATTTTGGGTAAATTACGTACTTAAACGAACAAACTACACTTGTCGGGAGGCTCTAATAATAGCATATATGCATTGGATAAAAGTTTGAGCAGAAATCCCACAAACGCAAGATCTTAGGTAATGACAcgaccatttatttatttgaacacaaatattggtagaagggggcaccagatacatatgcgccacacaaatctcatttgatttgtgtgagggttgtgatacctcccgggtgcccaaaccgaagcgggtggttttcttagggggccacacccggagccttcgacttaaagatctgatccacaaggcagtggagcatcgtaaggagatgcagtcccatggtagccgatgaccaacgattgactcatacgccatttgttccctcaggatactggagcccatttgcaccattggtttggaatcagggttttccaactcccctaggtagactctcCGTGTCTACCGACcaggttaaagcaccggacattcgcttttcgtcctctcagtttcgtgaacaacacccccgccacaagaaggcagtgagcaggacttcct
This genomic interval from Schistosoma mansoni strain Puerto Rico chromosome W, complete genome contains the following:
- a CDS encoding putative trithorax protein ash2, with the protein product MSPRDFSRPDFQCSVCYKWFHLECIAFNIGKALPFLTAYHFMCKKCNPIGEEVFSRKQANFTVMCQTALANLMLKHGGRLYFMEMKELIPFLEEYWEELTTQPRRSNNSWYPNIHKTLVCYVISTVPSGSSESAALGAVTSADVPGFPGTRTATSSNGDVNNGLSSGLVRSTRRATSASVLGGTTPLSGTSGSDEGRAKLNSLGFPIDHALNKEGYRYILVEPDKHASGREQWDECEFTAGKPIPGFFYRVFLCSQVVLSLSDRANHLKVHESQLSVTGEKGYCMVRATHSVNSGTWYFEATITEQPEGSATRIGWSQMYGNLQAPCGYDKFSYSWRSRLGTAFHESRGKHYVDEGYKKDDIIGCMIHLPSTTGPFTSLENQCAESSGLFKTPQANSFSSVAGDIKSNLNNTSNGQNPNKYKTLFSTSNYLPETYKDRPLIRFRNSFYFEEKDEPTKVEKLLHPLPGSKITFYHNGKCMGAAFTNIYAGAYYPAISIYKSATVSVNFGPYFKYPPSDITDWEPMSSRVISAAVEQTVADMICLVEKDGFIERTIKSCTPQFN